The proteins below come from a single Pseudanabaena sp. BC1403 genomic window:
- a CDS encoding TIGR00300 family protein, protein MTAQLNYLMCAPDHYDVDYVINPWMEGNVHKSSRDRAVVQWQKLHEVLKGLVNVELVTPAKGWPDMVFTANAGLVLGDKAVLSRFLHKERQGEEPYFKAWFESKGFTVFELPKDLPFEGAGDALFDRNGGWLWAGYGFRSELDAHPYLAKWLDVEVLSLRLIDNRFYHLDTCFCPLTGGYLLYYPPAFDSYSNRLIEMRVPADKRIVIEEADAVNFACNAVNVDRNVVMNKISDRLKQRITNAGFTVIETPLTEFLKAGGAAKCLTLRTIEVPISSEQEAIEPSGVEARIVELTGHLLDSGIINRALDLVTDNGGSFQVLEFNLGEQRQSTSLARIRISAPSHDLMETIMGELIEIGAVLQDRDTCAANLEPVLQDGVAPDDFYVSTIYPTEACVDGEWIRCTNQRMDAAIAISADGSANCKLLRDLIVGDRVVVGYDGVRTVRKPEARDTAKKEEFSFMGAGVSSERRVELVVEQIAWELRQIRDRGGKLVISCGPVVVHTGGAPHLAYLIREGYVQSMLGGNAIAVHDMEQSSMGTSLGVDLKRGVSVKGGHRHHLKVINSVRRYGSIQKAVEAGFVKTGVMYECVTNNVPFVLAGSIRDDGPLPDTVMDLLEAQRLYSEQIRGADMILMLSSMLHSIGVGNMTPAGVKMVCVDINPAVVTKLADRGSVESVGVVTDVGLFLSLLVQQLKKMDSPVAVAV, encoded by the coding sequence ATGACTGCCCAACTGAATTATCTGATGTGTGCCCCCGATCACTACGACGTAGACTATGTGATCAATCCTTGGATGGAGGGCAATGTTCACAAATCTAGCCGCGATCGCGCTGTAGTGCAATGGCAAAAACTGCATGAAGTCCTCAAAGGCTTAGTAAATGTCGAGCTAGTGACACCTGCTAAGGGCTGGCCAGACATGGTATTTACCGCCAACGCTGGATTGGTATTAGGTGACAAAGCGGTATTGAGTCGTTTTTTACACAAAGAGCGTCAAGGCGAAGAACCTTATTTCAAAGCATGGTTTGAATCTAAGGGCTTTACAGTGTTTGAACTGCCCAAGGATTTACCCTTTGAAGGTGCAGGTGATGCTCTATTCGATCGCAATGGTGGTTGGCTCTGGGCTGGCTACGGCTTCCGTTCAGAACTAGATGCTCATCCTTATTTGGCGAAATGGCTTGATGTCGAAGTTCTTTCGCTACGTTTAATCGACAATCGCTTTTATCATCTCGATACTTGCTTCTGTCCTCTTACAGGTGGTTACTTACTTTACTATCCACCCGCTTTTGATTCCTATTCCAATCGTTTGATTGAGATGCGTGTTCCAGCTGATAAGCGCATCGTCATCGAGGAAGCGGATGCCGTTAACTTTGCTTGTAATGCAGTTAACGTCGATCGCAATGTGGTCATGAACAAAATCAGCGATCGCTTAAAACAACGCATTACCAATGCTGGGTTTACAGTGATCGAAACGCCTCTTACCGAGTTTCTAAAAGCAGGTGGAGCCGCTAAGTGCTTGACTTTACGAACTATTGAAGTTCCGATCAGTAGCGAACAGGAGGCAATTGAGCCAAGTGGTGTAGAAGCTCGTATTGTCGAGTTAACAGGACATTTACTCGACTCAGGCATTATCAATCGCGCTCTTGATTTAGTAACTGATAATGGTGGCAGTTTCCAAGTACTAGAGTTCAACCTTGGTGAACAGAGACAAAGTACGTCCCTAGCTCGAATTCGCATCTCTGCGCCATCCCATGACCTCATGGAAACGATCATGGGCGAACTGATTGAAATCGGTGCAGTATTGCAAGATCGAGATACATGCGCTGCCAATCTTGAGCCTGTATTACAAGATGGCGTGGCTCCTGACGACTTCTATGTCAGCACAATTTATCCTACGGAAGCCTGTGTTGATGGCGAATGGATTCGTTGCACCAATCAGCGGATGGATGCCGCGATCGCAATTAGTGCTGATGGCTCTGCAAATTGTAAGCTTTTGCGAGATCTCATAGTCGGTGATCGCGTCGTGGTTGGTTATGATGGCGTGCGGACAGTCCGTAAACCTGAGGCACGAGATACCGCGAAAAAAGAAGAATTCTCGTTCATGGGTGCTGGTGTATCGAGCGAACGTCGAGTCGAACTGGTTGTTGAACAGATTGCATGGGAACTTCGTCAAATTCGCGATCGCGGTGGCAAATTAGTCATCTCCTGTGGTCCCGTAGTTGTGCATACTGGCGGCGCGCCTCATCTTGCTTACTTGATTCGTGAGGGCTATGTCCAATCGATGCTCGGTGGCAATGCGATCGCGGTTCACGACATGGAACAATCCTCTATGGGTACTTCCCTCGGAGTCGATCTCAAGCGTGGTGTCAGCGTCAAAGGCGGGCATCGTCATCACCTCAAAGTGATCAACTCAGTCCGTCGCTATGGCAGTATTCAGAAAGCAGTTGAGGCTGGCTTTGTCAAAACTGGCGTGATGTACGAATGCGTTACAAATAACGTTCCCTTTGTACTAGCTGGCTCGATCCGTGATGATGGCCCCTTGCCTGACACAGTTATGGACTTGCTAGAAGCTCAACGTTTATATAGCGAACAAATTCGCGGTGCGGATATGATTTTGATGTTGTCATCAATGCTGCATTCCATCGGTGTGGGCAATATGACTCCTGCTGGTGTAAAGATGGTTTGTGTGGATATCAACCCTGCGGTTGTTACCAAACTTGCAGATCGCGGTTCGGTTGAGTCTGTTGGTGTGGTAACTGATGTTGGTCTATTCCTAAGCTTGCTGGTTCAGCAGTTGAAGAAGATGGATAGTCCTGTGGCGGTTGCCGTTTAG
- the moaA gene encoding GTP 3',8-cyclase MoaA has protein sequence MNTVDYLRISLIDRCNFRCTYCMPEGAEVDYIQAQESLTNDELIALLKEVFIPLGFKKFRLTGGEPLLRRDLVSLIEAIASLQGVEDLSMTTNGFMLGELAKPLYEAGLRRINISLDSLDRDVFRQITGRNLWEKVWAGILAAHEVGFDPLKLNVVVVPDVNDREILDLAALSIDRNWHIRFIEFMPIGNDSLFTHKGWVDSATLRQQIGDLYGLNAGNCKGNGPADVFQIPNAKGTLGFISQMSECFCDRCNRMRLSADGLLRPCLLNETGQIDLKTALRQGQDFTELRIAVRDLLNLKDEINFKERDRGTGEQKSYFRTMSQIGG, from the coding sequence GTGAATACTGTTGACTACCTTCGCATCAGTTTGATCGATCGCTGCAATTTTCGTTGCACCTACTGTATGCCTGAAGGCGCAGAAGTTGATTATATTCAAGCGCAGGAAAGCCTCACCAATGATGAATTAATCGCGTTATTAAAAGAGGTATTTATTCCCCTTGGCTTTAAGAAATTTCGGCTAACTGGGGGTGAACCTTTACTGCGGCGCGATTTGGTGAGCTTGATAGAGGCGATCGCAAGTTTACAGGGTGTCGAAGATTTGTCGATGACCACTAATGGTTTTATGCTAGGCGAATTAGCGAAACCTTTGTATGAAGCAGGTTTACGGCGAATTAATATTAGTCTTGATTCCCTCGATCGCGATGTGTTTCGGCAGATTACAGGGCGCAATCTCTGGGAGAAAGTATGGGCGGGAATTTTAGCAGCTCACGAAGTGGGTTTTGATCCACTTAAGTTAAATGTGGTGGTCGTGCCAGATGTGAATGATCGCGAAATACTAGATTTAGCCGCCCTAAGCATTGATCGCAATTGGCATATTCGGTTTATTGAGTTTATGCCGATTGGTAATGACAGCCTATTTACCCATAAAGGTTGGGTAGACTCAGCAACCTTACGCCAACAAATAGGTGATCTCTATGGCTTAAATGCTGGTAATTGCAAAGGCAATGGGCCCGCTGATGTATTTCAAATTCCTAATGCGAAAGGGACTTTGGGCTTTATTAGTCAAATGTCTGAATGTTTTTGCGATCGCTGCAATCGGATGCGTCTCTCTGCGGATGGCTTATTGCGCCCATGTTTATTAAATGAAACTGGACAAATTGATCTCAAAACGGCATTACGTCAGGGTCAAGATTTTACTGAGCTAAGAATCGCGGTACGTGATTTGCTGAATCTCAAGGATGAAATTAACTTTAAAGAACGCGATCGGGGGACTGGCGAACAAAAAAGTTATTTTCGCACCATGTCCCAAATTGGCGGATGA
- a CDS encoding branched-chain amino acid transaminase, whose amino-acid sequence MTLQYAYIRGTFVPLEDATINIRTHAFLYGTAVFEGIKAYWLPEENRMAAFRLKEHYQRLIQSCRIIGLQHPLDVETMIHLTSELIQRNQCNSATYIRPIIYKADLRIGPILKVPHTHDDFCLFSVPMDGYLDTSNGIKVGVSSWRRLDDNAIPARAKVNGAYVNTALAKTDGYASGFDDVVVLTNEGHVAEGSAMNLFLVREGKLITSSITDNILEGITRSSVMELAAKELGIETVSRTIDRTELYIADEAFFVGTATELAPITSFDHRPVGDGTIGEITKKLRDLYSKAVQGLLPDYHHWLTKV is encoded by the coding sequence ATGACCTTACAGTACGCCTATATACGCGGAACATTCGTCCCTCTCGAAGATGCCACTATTAATATCCGCACCCACGCATTTCTATACGGCACGGCTGTTTTTGAAGGTATCAAGGCGTATTGGCTACCAGAAGAAAACCGTATGGCGGCTTTTCGCCTTAAAGAGCATTACCAACGACTGATCCAAAGTTGCCGCATTATTGGCTTACAACATCCTCTCGATGTTGAGACGATGATTCATCTCACCTCTGAGTTAATCCAGCGCAATCAATGCAACTCAGCTACATATATTCGTCCAATTATCTACAAAGCTGACCTTCGGATTGGACCAATTCTTAAAGTTCCTCATACCCATGATGATTTTTGCCTTTTCTCTGTGCCGATGGATGGCTATCTTGATACTAGCAATGGCATCAAAGTAGGTGTGTCTTCATGGCGACGTTTAGATGACAATGCTATCCCTGCTAGGGCAAAAGTGAATGGTGCTTATGTAAATACAGCTCTCGCTAAAACTGATGGTTATGCTTCTGGCTTTGATGATGTTGTGGTTTTAACTAATGAAGGTCATGTTGCCGAAGGAAGTGCGATGAATCTCTTTTTGGTAAGAGAGGGGAAACTAATCACTAGTTCTATTACTGACAATATTCTCGAAGGTATCACTCGCAGCTCGGTAATGGAGTTAGCGGCAAAAGAACTAGGAATAGAGACTGTATCGCGTACGATTGACCGCACCGAGTTATATATTGCCGATGAAGCGTTTTTTGTCGGTACGGCAACCGAACTCGCGCCAATCACCAGCTTCGATCATCGCCCTGTTGGTGATGGAACTATCGGTGAGATCACAAAGAAGCTCCGCGACCTATACAGCAAGGCTGTCCAAGGGCTTCTACCCGATTATCATCACTGGTTGACCAAAGTCTAA
- a CDS encoding aromatic ring-hydroxylating dioxygenase subunit alpha gives MSIENVFLNNIWYYALVGEQIKRGKVLAKTILNEPILFGRTLDGEVFALRDICPHRAIPLSCGRFDGHEVECSYHGWHFDRVGQCTKIPSLTDDQTLNLDLFRVKSYPVREIQGNIWIYMPVNSSTYSETETRAAELDIPEIIGFDKFATPQAVEIMNFPCHIDHAVVGLMDPAHVPFVHRAWWWRADPNLSEEVKAFDPSPYGFTMRRHQLLRSTFFYDLIGGKPEVEISFRLPGVRIETITTKQHTVCNMTVITPISENQTEVTTLFYTTLPWVKALRPILLPFVRTFLNQDRDMVVKQQIGLKSDPSLMLIKDADTQARWYYQLKAEFTRANNENRPFENPVKERILRWRS, from the coding sequence ATGAGTATCGAGAATGTATTTCTAAATAATATTTGGTACTACGCACTCGTAGGAGAGCAAATCAAGCGCGGAAAAGTGCTTGCAAAAACAATACTCAATGAGCCAATCTTGTTTGGGCGCACTCTTGATGGCGAAGTCTTTGCACTACGTGACATTTGTCCTCATAGAGCCATTCCCCTAAGCTGTGGACGCTTTGATGGCCACGAAGTTGAATGTAGTTATCATGGCTGGCATTTTGACAGGGTTGGACAATGCACCAAAATCCCCTCGCTCACCGATGACCAAACTCTCAACTTAGATCTTTTTCGGGTGAAGTCATATCCAGTTCGAGAAATCCAAGGCAATATTTGGATCTACATGCCAGTAAATAGCTCAACTTACAGCGAAACCGAAACTAGAGCCGCTGAACTAGATATTCCAGAAATTATTGGGTTTGACAAATTCGCTACGCCGCAAGCGGTCGAAATCATGAATTTCCCATGTCATATCGATCATGCCGTCGTCGGTTTAATGGATCCCGCCCATGTTCCCTTTGTGCACAGAGCATGGTGGTGGCGGGCTGATCCTAACTTGTCGGAAGAAGTCAAAGCCTTCGATCCTTCTCCCTACGGCTTTACAATGCGGCGACATCAACTTTTGCGATCGACTTTTTTCTATGATCTAATCGGTGGTAAGCCCGAAGTCGAGATCTCTTTCCGTTTACCAGGAGTCAGAATTGAAACAATTACAACTAAACAGCATACCGTTTGCAATATGACTGTAATCACACCAATATCCGAAAACCAAACCGAGGTAACGACTCTTTTTTACACTACTCTCCCTTGGGTAAAGGCGCTCAGACCAATACTTTTACCCTTTGTTCGCACCTTTCTCAATCAAGATCGCGATATGGTAGTTAAGCAGCAAATTGGATTAAAATCCGATCCATCTTTGATGCTGATCAAGGATGCCGACACCCAAGCTCGTTGGTACTATCAACTTAAAGCCGAATTTACCCGCGCCAACAATGAAAACCGCCCTTTTGAGAATCCTGTCAAAGAGCGCATCTTACGCTGGCGCAGTTGA